A genomic region of Luteolibacter arcticus contains the following coding sequences:
- a CDS encoding SDR family oxidoreductase, which translates to MSALSKFSLAGKTALVTGCKRGIGFAIAEGLAEAGADIIGVSASLEESGSDIEKAVTALGRTFTAYQCDFADRSALKAFAAKVLAEQGTPDILVNNAGTIKRAPAAEHPDEMWYEVIDVNLNAQFLLSRDIGAKMIERGSGKVIFTASLLTFQGGINVPGYAASKGGIGQLTKALANEWASKGVQVNSIAPGYIATDNTEALRNDPVREQAILSRIPAGRWGEPDDFKGPAIFLASAASNYVTGEILVVDGGWMGR; encoded by the coding sequence ATGAGCGCGCTTTCGAAATTCTCCCTCGCTGGCAAGACGGCTCTCGTCACCGGTTGCAAGCGCGGCATCGGCTTTGCTATTGCGGAGGGTCTCGCCGAGGCGGGGGCGGACATCATCGGGGTCAGCGCTTCGCTGGAGGAAAGCGGAAGTGACATCGAGAAGGCGGTCACGGCGCTCGGCCGCACGTTCACGGCGTATCAGTGCGACTTCGCCGACCGTAGCGCGCTGAAGGCCTTCGCAGCCAAGGTGCTCGCGGAGCAAGGGACGCCGGACATCCTCGTCAACAACGCTGGAACGATCAAACGGGCGCCGGCGGCGGAACACCCGGACGAGATGTGGTACGAGGTCATCGACGTGAATCTCAACGCGCAGTTCCTACTCAGCCGCGACATCGGCGCGAAGATGATCGAGCGCGGTTCGGGAAAGGTCATCTTCACCGCCTCGTTGCTGACTTTTCAGGGCGGCATCAATGTGCCGGGCTATGCGGCGTCGAAAGGCGGCATCGGCCAGCTCACGAAGGCGCTCGCCAACGAGTGGGCGTCGAAGGGTGTGCAGGTGAATTCAATCGCGCCCGGCTACATCGCCACCGACAACACGGAGGCGCTGCGCAATGACCCGGTGCGAGAGCAGGCGATCCTTTCTCGGATTCCCGCCGGTCGCTGGGGCGAGCCGGATGACTTCAAGGGGCCGGCGATCTTCCTCGCCAGCGCCGCGTCGAACTACGTCACCGGTGAGATCCTGGTGGTGGATGGCGGGTGGATGGGGAGGTGA
- the kduI gene encoding 5-dehydro-4-deoxy-D-glucuronate isomerase → MRVIHAPSPHETSMLDTSGLREAFLVEELFQPGELTLVSTDLDRAIVGSAVPTAAPLKLDAGDELRAPYFCERREIGVMNFAGKGTVTVDGTAYELDKCDCLYIGRGSQEVAFASADAAAPAEFYLISYPAHAAYPTMKATPADANRVELGSKEECNERTICQYIHENGIKSCQLVLGYTEFKPGSIWNTMPAHTHLRRSEVYCYFDVPAGHAVLHMMGEPDETRPLWVHDKQAVLSPAWSIHCGCGTAAYRFVWAMGGENQAFTDMDKIAISELR, encoded by the coding sequence ATGCGAGTCATCCACGCCCCGTCGCCCCACGAAACTTCCATGCTCGATACCAGCGGCCTGCGCGAGGCCTTCCTGGTGGAGGAGCTGTTCCAGCCCGGGGAGCTGACGCTGGTCTCTACCGACCTTGACCGGGCCATTGTCGGTTCTGCCGTGCCGACGGCCGCGCCGCTGAAGCTCGATGCCGGGGATGAATTGCGCGCGCCGTATTTCTGCGAGCGCCGCGAGATCGGCGTGATGAATTTCGCGGGCAAGGGGACCGTCACCGTGGACGGCACCGCCTACGAACTCGACAAGTGCGATTGCCTCTACATCGGCCGCGGCAGCCAGGAGGTCGCCTTTGCCAGTGCCGATGCCGCGGCGCCGGCGGAGTTTTATCTCATCAGCTACCCGGCCCATGCCGCCTACCCGACGATGAAGGCGACACCGGCCGATGCCAATCGCGTGGAGCTCGGCAGCAAGGAAGAGTGCAACGAGCGGACGATCTGCCAGTACATCCACGAGAACGGGATCAAGAGCTGTCAGCTCGTGCTGGGATACACGGAGTTCAAGCCGGGCAGCATCTGGAACACGATGCCGGCCCACACCCACCTGCGGCGCAGCGAGGTCTATTGCTATTTCGACGTGCCGGCCGGCCACGCGGTGCTGCACATGATGGGCGAGCCGGATGAAACCCGCCCGCTGTGGGTGCATGACAAGCAGGCGGTGCTTTCCCCCGCGTGGTCGATCCACTGCGGATGCGGCACGGCGGCCTATCGGTTCGTGTGGGCGATGGGTGGGGAGAACCAGGCCTTCACCGACATGGACAAGATCGCGATCTCGGAGCTGCGATGA
- a CDS encoding sodium:solute symporter family transporter: MITAFDYLIIGVYLVFMLVIGLAFRKMSKNTSDYFRAGGAMPWWLTGASAFIFSFSAWTFTGAAGKVYESGTLVLLVFYATIIGLLFAMRWTCVRFRRMRVITWMEAVRIRFGPFNEQFYTWIKLPLLLFFAGLGLNAVGVFMSSVFTMDMNVMLIVLGVVVTLVAFAGGSWAVLASDFVQAFLIMTITLCTAIMVLARPEIGGLGGLIEKVPSAHFQWSELARPQLIALWCVGTLWLKISDENNMERSTMYLMTRSDGDARKMVLIPLIGMLVGPLIWFIPSMAATIMHPNLASEYPNLKQPHEAAFVSVAMDVMPQGLLGLLLSAMLGATVTSMDAGLNKNVGIAIRSFYKPVLRPDASEKHLLVAGKVCTLVFGAVIIAFALFINKIRDTNLFDFVNQLAAYLLMPLALPLIYGLFYRRTPGWSAWSTALVAGAASWGIGHWCTPEWFQQVAGWEKPLNADEKTYLKLGMTTLGGTVLVGSAWFFFTGLFYRKAPEEERERIENFFANLATPVDKHGVAGVQTSVYRLLGTMCLAYGVFILVLMAIPNPFFGRMAFLFVGGTFCIVGVVLRRAGATPVAEVEARQMEAGQHE; encoded by the coding sequence ATGATCACGGCCTTCGATTACCTCATCATCGGCGTTTATCTCGTCTTCATGCTCGTGATCGGGCTGGCGTTCCGGAAGATGAGCAAGAACACGTCCGACTATTTCCGGGCGGGTGGGGCGATGCCGTGGTGGCTGACCGGTGCCTCGGCATTTATCTTCAGTTTCAGCGCGTGGACTTTCACCGGTGCGGCGGGGAAGGTGTATGAAAGCGGCACGCTGGTGTTGCTCGTGTTTTACGCGACGATCATCGGCCTTCTCTTCGCGATGAGGTGGACCTGCGTCCGCTTCCGGCGCATGCGCGTGATCACCTGGATGGAAGCGGTTCGCATTCGCTTCGGTCCGTTCAACGAGCAATTCTACACGTGGATCAAGCTGCCGCTGCTCCTTTTCTTCGCTGGTCTGGGGCTGAATGCGGTGGGGGTCTTCATGTCGTCGGTCTTCACCATGGACATGAATGTGATGCTGATCGTGCTGGGTGTGGTGGTGACACTGGTGGCCTTCGCGGGCGGCTCGTGGGCGGTGTTGGCGAGCGACTTCGTGCAGGCCTTCCTGATCATGACGATCACGCTCTGCACGGCCATCATGGTGCTGGCGCGGCCGGAGATCGGCGGTCTCGGTGGCTTGATCGAGAAGGTGCCGAGCGCGCACTTCCAATGGAGCGAGCTGGCACGCCCGCAATTGATCGCGCTGTGGTGCGTCGGTACCCTGTGGCTGAAGATTTCCGACGAGAACAACATGGAGCGCTCCACGATGTACTTGATGACGCGCAGCGACGGGGATGCGCGGAAGATGGTCCTGATCCCTCTGATCGGGATGCTGGTGGGGCCACTGATCTGGTTCATCCCATCGATGGCTGCGACGATCATGCATCCGAATCTCGCCTCCGAGTATCCGAATCTCAAGCAGCCGCACGAGGCGGCTTTCGTTTCGGTGGCGATGGATGTGATGCCGCAGGGGCTGCTCGGGTTGCTGCTGTCGGCCATGCTCGGAGCGACCGTGACCAGCATGGATGCGGGTCTGAACAAGAACGTGGGCATCGCGATCCGCAGTTTTTACAAGCCGGTGCTCCGTCCCGATGCCTCCGAGAAGCATCTGCTGGTGGCGGGGAAAGTCTGCACGCTGGTCTTCGGTGCGGTGATCATCGCGTTCGCGCTTTTCATCAACAAGATCCGCGACACGAACCTGTTCGACTTCGTCAACCAGCTCGCAGCCTACCTGCTGATGCCGCTGGCGCTGCCACTGATCTACGGCTTGTTTTACCGGCGAACGCCCGGCTGGTCGGCGTGGAGCACCGCGCTGGTCGCCGGTGCTGCGAGCTGGGGAATCGGGCACTGGTGCACTCCGGAATGGTTCCAGCAAGTGGCCGGTTGGGAGAAGCCGCTCAATGCGGACGAGAAGACCTACCTGAAGCTCGGGATGACGACCCTCGGTGGCACGGTGCTGGTAGGCTCGGCGTGGTTCTTCTTCACCGGGCTCTTTTATCGCAAGGCACCGGAGGAAGAGCGGGAGCGGATCGAAAACTTCTTCGCGAATCTTGCGACGCCCGTGGACAAGCACGGCGTGGCCGGCGTGCAAACCTCGGTGTATCGCTTGCTGGGAACGATGTGCCTGGCCTATGGCGTGTTCATCCTGGTGTTGATGGCGATTCCGAATCCCTTCTTCGGCCGCATGGCGTTTCTCTTCGTCGGAGGGACCTTCTGCATCGTGGGAGTGGTGCTCAGACGTGCGGGAGCCACGCCGGTGGCGGAGGTGGAAGCGCGGCAGATGGAGGCGGGTCAGCATGAGTGA